In Mycolicibacterium gadium, the genomic window CGCGTCGCCGAATGCAGCGAGCCGTCCAGCTTGTAGCGCCAACCGTGGAATCGGCAGTACAGCAGCGGCGCGCGGCCCTGGACCTCCTGGAAGGGATCGTCCTCCCAGAGCATCTTGTTGCCGCGGTGCGGGCAGATGTTGTGCATAGCGCGGATCACGCCGTCCTTGCCCCGGACGACGATGACCGACGTGTTGAGAAACCTCAGCTCGCGGGTGAAATAACTGCCCGACTTCGGTACCCGCTCGACCCGGCCCACATAGAGCCACGTCTTTTTGAAGACGTGTTCGCGTTCCTTCTCGTAGAACTCCTCGGAGACGCAGTCTTCGAGTGACACGGGGCCGCGGCCGAGTTCGGGATAGGCGTCGGTCCAGTGTCCGCTTTCGGGTTTGGTCACCAGGCTGTCGTGACTCATGAGGCTCCACCTCCTGGCCGAAAACTACAGCTGCGGAAATAGTCAAAACAGATGCAGTAGCGCAACACCCTGTTGCATATTTGGAACAACCGATGGAACAGAACCTGCCTTTCGACCTCGACGCCCTGCTGGTATTCGGCAAGGTCGTCGAGTGCCGCAGCCTGTCGAGAGCGGCCGCGCTGCTCGGCATGCCCAAGTCCACCGTGAGCCGCAAGCTGACCAAGCTGGAAGCCGACCTCGGCATCAAGCTGCTGCGGAAGAACACGCACCAGCTCACGGTCACGGACCTCGGCGAGCAGGTCTACAGCCACGCCGTGAACATTCTGACCGAGGCCAACGGCGTGCGTGCCCTGGTCGAGAGCAGCAGACAAGAACCGCAGGGCGAGCTGAAGGTTGCGATCCCGATCTTCCTCGGCATCGACTACGCGTCGCGCGTCGGTGCCGCATTCCTGCAGCGCTATCCCCAGTCGCGGTTGGACATCCGACTGGTGGACAACCTCGTCGACCCGATCAAGGACGGATTCGACGTCGTGTTCGGCACTGGGCCACTTCAGGATTCGACGTTGATCGCCCGAAAGGCGTTCAGCCTCGAGCTCTTTCTCTGCGCGACGCCCGACTTCGTGCAGCAGTTGCCCGAACCGATCGCCGACCCGACGCAGTTGGACGCCCTGCCATTCATCGACTTCGGCTTCGGCGGACCGCGAAAATTCACCGTCATCA contains:
- a CDS encoding LysR family transcriptional regulator: MEQNLPFDLDALLVFGKVVECRSLSRAAALLGMPKSTVSRKLTKLEADLGIKLLRKNTHQLTVTDLGEQVYSHAVNILTEANGVRALVESSRQEPQGELKVAIPIFLGIDYASRVGAAFLQRYPQSRLDIRLVDNLVDPIKDGFDVVFGTGPLQDSTLIARKAFSLELFLCATPDFVQQLPEPIADPTQLDALPFIDFGFGGPRKFTVIKQKRRYELSPQVRARANNFQVCKQYILQGLGMGPMPTQIICTTELREGSIVPVLPEWQLEAMDVHMIYPFELSFSTLISAFYETACEIIVENSART